From Periophthalmus magnuspinnatus isolate fPerMag1 chromosome 6, fPerMag1.2.pri, whole genome shotgun sequence:
aaatacagattttaaaGAACATCCACGAACTTACTTCTCACTCCGCCGGTTCAGCACGCCGCACCTATCACCTCCCTCTTACAAACCTATAGATTCTAGCCACACGTCACTGCCTGTATTCCCCAAATTTTTTTCCAAAACTTGCAGAGCGGCTCAAAGACGCTGCACAGTCACTGGAGTTGGTATATATAATGAGAATAGCAGGCTAACTAGTCCTGGGACAATCTCTCCATCAATGCCAGAGGAGCCTATCCCCCTAGCACCTCTAAGTTATGGTTCAGTGTCGCCAAAACCATGCCTGCACTTCACTATGGCCTTCTCCACTGAGCAACAAGCCTTGACTGTCACCATTTTGCGTATTACAGGGACAACACATAACTTAGAGGATGTGTCTATACAGGGAAGCCTACCTCCATTCTATCCCTGTCCCATCCAAGCAACAACACAGAGCAACCAATGCATACAGCCACACACAGTCACATTGCTATTGAGGGTAAACTCTGTGCAGGAGCTCCAGCAGTGTGTCCTGAGAATACGGGTCTACATTCGGAACATCCTCACAGAAGGCAGCTCAGTTCTGGGAGAGCTGGAGACAGAGTGTGCAGGACGGGACTGGAAAAATGATCAGTTATTTTACTTAATGAAAGAGCTCAACCACACAGAAGGGGTGCTAAAAACTGGTCTTCACCCTTGAAAGTGTACATCTTACTTGTTAAAATGTCTGATGCTTTTATGCTTTAACCATCACATTTGTGACAAAAGCTAGTTccataaacaaaacatgaaaattcTACTTTCATTGAGATATCTCTATGAACTTTTGCACTTGACCTCTGTTGCCCACAACACATCCTCATCCTACTTTAACATCAGTTACTGCATTCACATTACTGGCTTTCAAGCAAAACCTGAAAACCTCCAGATATAATCACACATCTTTACATCTATATTATACATAGTGTAGTGTATAAAATAGGATGTTGTTACAGACTGTTGTACGGAGAGAACTTTCAGAGTAATATTCACTTTTGCTTTTTAATGTTTAGGAGATTACGTGACGTCTTACAGGAGTCGAATGCCACAGGAGATGATCCCTTTTTTAATGACATTGTGCGTTAATCCTTCTCGATTCACAATCCTCAGGAAATGTTTCAATCTCCTCTGATTCTCAGAGCTGACAGATGTAATCTTTGTTTGCATTAGCCGCTCATAGCATCACTTTATTTGTAGCTGACAAACATATCAGGAATACACTGCACCACCAGATTGTATAATATCTCTTGTATGCAGTAAATCAGGCCAGATTGGTCGGATGATGTTGCATGCTTATATTATTTCATGAATATCACTATGTGCCACTATATACACTATAGTATAATGTATTCAATAGCCAAGATCAACCAGTTGCTTTGGTCAAAAAAACTGATGATGGAAAAGtcaggaaaataataaaataaaagtatacatATTTTTGGTCTGTTGCCTTTTGTAATTTCACAGTTGTGGGGCGACATGAATTGTTTATTGGGTGTTTCATTGTGGTAATTCAATTTAGTGTGCTTTAAAAAGCTTTTATAATAATTCAAAATTGTCTGCGCATTTGTAGCAGAAAGACATCATGTTGTGAGAGCTCAAAGTTCGGGATCCTTATGGAGCATAGGCTTGTTTCAGTCTTTCTGAAGAGATACACCATATGCCTCTAATATGCATTTTCAATCATATTCAATCATTTTCATATTTACAGTGCACAGGGCTGACAGTTAGTGTTTAATCACAATCATATGTGAACACATAAAGATTATtaacaaaacaaccaaaatctATCAGAGGCCTTTTAAAAATAGATACAACTTATCAATCTTActggaataaaaacattttactatagctgttatgagaaaaatgtatagGAACATGTTCCATACCAATACTGCAAAATGTTACTCTGTTTAAAAATTCTTGAAATGTGACAATGAAAACATTTGtatcaaataaattaaagcaCATGTGGAGACATTGCAACATTCTAAAATTTGTTTCATAGATGTGTCAGGCTAAAGCAGACTTTTTGTGAAGAGCAAATTATGAAATTGATTATAATAAGCTTTTAAAGCAGGCAGTTCATGTCTGTTTTATCCACTTCATCAGGGCTACAGATATCAACCATCTCAACATAAAATATCCCatcaggacagagcagaggcaggGACTTATGCAGCACAATTACATCTGTGCAGCCCTGACAGATTTTCTTAGAATCAGCATCAAGACCCATGATTGATGGTTCAGTACTTAACATGACTGcatctgaaaaaagaaaaagaaaaacagaaaaagtatcAAATTGTGATTGGATTTGTTAATTGAACAGAGTAAGagtgaaatgaaaacatataAGTTTAACACTACAGCTGAGAAAAGAAAGCCCACTAAATATTCACAAAAAGGAAGCAGGACACAAAGGTAGACTAGTCTACTGCATCATGCAGTTTCACCTTGATTGCTGATCCTCTCTGTCACTGCTGATATCTGAAGACAATTAAGTACATATTAAGAGCTGTTCAAAACCTGAGGGCAGTTGTATGATCGAAAATACAATGTTATAATTTAAACACTTTCTGTCAGTGGCAATGTAATGCAGCAGCTATTGTATGTCCATTAAGGCCCTAAACATGTTATTTTGAGGATAACTGTAAAAGATTTTTtgataaaagaagaaaaatacaaattcttTTAGCAGATTAGCTACTGGGACAAAGAGCTTCTCAAACAAATAACTAGAAGACTTATCATCAGGACCAATATGGAATCATGTATTCATTTGGTTCAAgtatatttatttcaatattattcCTTAAAAGACAGCACATTCAATCCACTGTTTTGATGTGTCCCAGCTGAGTGGTCTACTTCTCAGTTTCAAATCGGATTATTTGCAGAGCAGAAAGAGTCACATGTGCTTAATGCTGAACATACAATGCTCGTGGTCACACCCCTCCCATGTCTATGTGCCTTTTCATTAAAGCACAACCCTGAATTATGACTGTCTGCACATATGTGTCAGTATAATGAATGTGGGGCAGAGCTGGTATTACTTCATATTATTCATATGACATGATTATGTCATTTATGGTTTAATAATTTGTGTTGCCTACAAAAGCTAACATCGAGAGTAATAGAAATGTGTGGCTGCTGTAGACATAATAAAACCATTTTGGAGTTTTGGGACTCTGTTTCTTTGTTTCAACAAAGTATGCATCCCAATCAATTAACATTTAAGTGCTGAACATTCAAAAATACAagccaaaacattatgacctAATATCAGTGGTTGTAATGTTAGATGTTTATGGCAATAGTTTATAATGTATCCCTGTTGTGCATCAAACTGCTGAGAAATGATCTATTGGATTGGACAACATTTACCATTCTTCACTTCAATCACTCGTTCACCACTCTTCCTTCGTTCAGCCATATTTGGTAGATACAAATCATCTGCAAACGAGGAACATGCCAGCACAACTGACACTGCATGATTTGGACTGCACTTTAAATACCGCTCTGACTCAATTTAACCAAGCCTCAGTGATACCACAACAACATTGTCCTTTATCAAGTACCTTTTCCTCTTGGTCTTCATCACCCGGCTCCTCTTCCTCAAACACGGGCGTTAAACCTGTACCCTGGTGCCAGCTCCACCTATCATGTGCACtctaaaaaaacagacagagcaAATTAAATCACCTTGTAACAATTAATTACATAAACTCATCAAaatatatacactaccagttaaaagtttggactttttaaacaatattttatattcatatgtatccaccctttgttttgttgagtTATTTACTCCACTAAATATTCACCAGTCATAGgtggttttatatatatatatatatatatatatatatatgtatatatatatatatatatatatatatatatatatatatatatatatatatatatatatatatatatatatatatatatatatacacacacacacacacacacgcacacccccacaaacccccacaaaccccccccccccccacacacacacacacatttaaacaaaacgtttgactggtagtgtatatcacacataaaaacatatctTACCCTGGTGCCCCTTGACATTTGAACCCAATCTTGAGCCAATCTATCTCCAGATGTCatttcattttcttctctttccttAAACAGACTTTTTAACTACAAGgacatcaaaataaaaagattcattaaaatataacttatttttatatcaaaGTTACAGTGAGAGAGCAATGAGCATCACACTTTACATACAACACAGCAACTTTGTATAGCACTATCTTAACCTCTGAAATGCATGGAGAGCTAATCTTTGAGAAAGGTATATTTGAGTATCtttagatgtatttatttttattggtacCTGCTCATTGACCAATCTCCGCTGCTGCTCTGTGTCGAAATTCACTTTGCTCCTTTCTTTAGCAGAGGGCTCCTCCTCTTTAGCCTGTTGAAAAGGCCActtataaaataaactatatttttgttGATTTCCTTTGAGAATTTACCTTGAACTGTCTGGATGATTCAAGTTCTTGCAGTGCTTGTGTTGTCTCCTGCTCAAGCTGGATTTCTGTCTTTTCCCTCTCTTAAAGATATAAAGAAATATAGGAAACGCattagaatttatttattttatttgttcaacATTTTTTCTCCGAAACCTCACCTATCAGTTGAACTTTTAGTGACCCATTGATTTGCGCATTTGTACAGTCCTCAACAACCTCATCACATCCAGTAGTTTTTATTTCCAGctgtggagagaaaaaaaaaacaaaaaacaaagctcaTGTTTTGGCGTCCAAAAGACATTTTAGCTTAATGAAAATTATTTCTGTCATGCACAGATCCTAAGCCCCACAGCAGAAATGAGGCAGCGATCattataaaataattatatatacaaaataatcacaataatataAAAGATAACActgaactaataataataacttattCTGTACAGATGTTGAGCATTTCTTACCTGTTTGTCCTTATGGTTCAGTAAGTCTAAAACAGGTGTTTCCGATAAAAGACAGGGGCTGAAAAAGATCAGAACTATTCAACTGTTCTAAAAAGGTATTACACTGATTTAACTAAATGCACTTactctgtcattgtgtccctgTCCTGGGTTTGGACAGTGTCAGCTCctgcaattaaaataaaatctatactTTAGCGCCCCCTGGTGACACAGCTACACAGTTTCAAAGCCAATTTAccatctttgtttgttttgttcaggaATGCTTGACTTCTGCTTTTCACCAGTTCCAGCTCTTGTTTACATGCATTAAGCTCAAGCCTTAGATATGACTCAGATTCATtctgcaaataaaataattaaagttaaagataaagttatttaaatatatttagaaaTGCCTTTATTTCAGCTTACTTTGTTTTTCCTCCTCAGTTCCTCTAGCTCAGTATCTGCAGACTGTACTGTCAAAGCTGCTTTCTGCCATTTGTCTGTCCAATGGGAGACCATGACCTTCAGTTCTTCAATGTGCTGGACTCTACCTGCATCTATTTTGCAATAATTCTCCTCCAGTAGTTTCAGCTGCTGCTCCTTTTCAAAGACTGCAGtctccaaaaataaacaatgatcCTGTTGTTTCTGCTTTTCAAATGTTACAGACCTCAAAGACTCCCTAAACAAAGAGAAATAATTAAAAaggatttaattaaatatttataaaggcAATATATTAATTTATGCATAAAATCAAACAACTGTGATAATTTAAAATCTCAAGATCAAATCTATTTGCTGATTGTATTTTAAGTCTGACCTGAGTTGCTTTATTTGTTCCTCTTGTTCCTCCAAACTTTCTTGTTCACTGGTCTGAATTCTGCTCCTTAGTGCTGCACATTCTTTCTCCAAATCTAAAATCTTTTGTGATTTTGAGTCGTCTTCCTTTCTCAACTCTTCCATGTTAACCTGAGATTTCTTCAGTGCCTGCTTTACCTCTTCAAACTCATTTGACAGGTCTTCATTTAGCTGTTgagaaaaatgcataaaaaatgtgacttaatgAATATTTTTGCAAATAGAAGTCTGTACAGTTTCCCACCTTTCTCAAAGCTGCTACTTCTTGCTTCAACTTGGTAGTTTCCTGGTGATCCGTGTGATCCAGCCCATTTTGTTGCTGTGAACCCTTGGTACTCTTCTCAAGTTGCAGCTCTAGTAAATTGATCTTCTCCTGCAAATCAGCTTTTTCCTATAATACATGACATAACACTTTTATCTGATTTTGGTATGTATCATTggtttatcatcatcatcattatcaggGTGATATAGAGCCCTTAAAATCATAGAAAGGATATACAAACTACACCCATACACAATGTCCTTGCAAAGATGATTGCTAGCCTCATACAAAATaagttatacatgttttttgtgttaccTGAGTCAAATTGTCTTTGTTATGCTGCGCTGCTttaagttttgtattttgttcaaGCACATTGCTCTCCAGTTTTAACATTTGAGTTGACATCGTTGCTTGTTCCTGAAACAGAGAATCCTAAAAATGCattatgttgaaaataaaacttttaatataatgtATATCCTGTTACTGCTAACCAGACATGCTTGGCTTATCTTGTTATTGGCTTCCCTCAGTTGATCCTCCAGTTCAGACTGGTTTTGTAGAGTCTGCACCAGTTTCTGCTTCAGCTCTATAGTTTGATTCAACAGTGCCTTCTGGGTCTATTAATTCAAATAGATAACTACATTTAATTTGGAAATCAAGCTTATATTTAATGATTGACAACAAATCAATCAAATTTTGATGTTCTGACCTCTGTTGCAGtctgtagttttagtattgctTCTGCACATTCCTCTTCATATCTTTTTGCTCTTGTTTCAGCCTCTCTAAGAGCTTGATTTAATTTGAACAACTCTGTGCCAGAagtttgtctttcctaacaataATGTGATTTGGTACAaacatttagcataatatataAATAGGTGAACTGAAATTATAGTCAACATCCAGAATAACAATTGACCCTGTATGTAAACCATTATATATTGTACCTTTGGTTTCATGTCCAGCAAATTTGCACTGGACCTGCGCTCTGTCTGGAGAAGGTCCATGTGGGAGTCCATTCTCTCCTGAGCCTCCTGAAGCCACTGCATCACTCCTGTCTGCCTGAAGGGACTCTGCCCTCGTCCTGAACGCAGATCCGACTGAGGTGATGGAGAAAAGGAGCGTGGAGAAACATTTGGAGCCAGGTGGGATAGCGACTGCCACTTCCTCAGGCCTGGGTCAGTCGGTCTGAAACTGCCTGCACCTCCAGATGAACTATATACCATTAACACATTGatagaattattattaataacatGAATTACTTTGGTATATCATGGACCACGCCTGGATGAAGGAGGAATTACATGGACAACATGTATTACACTAAGTATGGTTCTACACAATCACTGgtactttatacttttctcCAGTAACACATTTTGGCAGTGAAAGAAATCTGAAACCGCAGATGCCGTGGGGCAGATTGACAGCCAACAGATTTGTGATGGTtctaatattattgtttatctgtCGGTACTAATAATGTGTGCAGTATTAACTTTTTAATCTAATTGATTAATCTCACCTTGTGTTGACTTTGGACAGAAATCCTGATCCAGAAACTGTGGCCATACCACACCAAGACGAAGACTATGATGATAATATAATCAAGTTAATTccataaatagataaataatgtCGTTGCCTAACATTTGCCTGAGTCCTACCTGGGCTGTGAGATTGGTATCCCACATATCCATAtccaggagagagaaaggactgTTATTTCTTTCTGGTCTGTACATCTTTGAGTGCCCAGCCGTGAATGAGCCCCCTTTCCTGTCAGTATCTATCCACACAACAATGTACCGTCACAGGGAGAGATTTTCACATAGAGGTGGCAGTTCAAGGCACGGTCCTATTCTTAGACCATGTTTCTCAAAATTCCAGTTGTTTGTGTCAAGTAACCAGTTTTAAGCATATGCACATTAACGCTCTTCTGTAAATCTGTCATTTATATCTTATTTGTTGCACTCTTCTACAATAGCCTACCTTTCTTTGGATAAATCTTTTAGCTGCTCTCTGGAAACACTCACTCAAAGCTGATAAACACAGCTTTAATTGCAGTGTATCCTACAGCTCTTGAAGtggtgtccatggagacaccagTACACAGGACACTGTTGAGAGGGTGTGTCTCTCATCCCACCCTGGGATATTATCCACATAATATCACACAACTGatgtttgcttttttcttttttttaagacatCATCATAATAGTTAGCTAAAGGAAAGTGGTGTAGAAGAGTTTGTATTTGGGTGAATTTGCTGAATACcaaaatctgtgttttattgtttctctAAAAGGACTTCATTAATAATAActaattttagtttttacttaATTTCGCAGAATTAAAAATTACGAAGGCTCATTTGACATCATGCTCTCACAAACTACCCACAAACAGTGATATCCGGGCACATACCTGTAAAAGAAGGCTACAGTTGTAGCCAATATCAATATTTACAGGCAACCGCAACAGATCCATGGATTCAGGACATGgatctctcaactggacaaaatgtattttattgtggATAAACGCAACCGGAAACCCTTTAAGTAACGGCCGGAAGTTGTTTCCCAATCTCGCAGAAGCAGAAGAATAGCATTAAGGGCTAACAAGTGCTTACAATACATTCATACCTTGTTGTTGGCTCAGATAGTCACAAATTCATATACTAAGATATCGATAAGCACTTAAGGAATAGAAATCTAAGATAATACTTAAAAGTAcaggtatgtatgtaatgatGTAAGACCGATGCTAATGCTACACACTTAGCACAGCTACTTCATCAAATGAGCGCATTTATTCCTCCCCAAACGGcttatgattaaaaatgattttcTATTTATTGAGCGGTAAGTAACTtctttttatatatgtatgttaGAAATGGCTGCTGACTGGTTGGGCAGTTTGGTGTCAATTAATTGCGGACCAACTCTGGGGGTGTACCAAGGAGAAGTGTCATCCGTGGACCAGACCAGTCAAACAATTTCACTGAGACAGCCTTTCCACAACGGAGTTAAATGCCCAGTTCCAGAGGTGACGTTCAGGTAAAGTGCACTGTCATCGTCGCTTCTCatggtgtgtttttaaatatgtaaatgttccCACTCCTTATTTTACAGCGCTATTGACATAAAAGATCTAAAGATTTTGGATTTTGGTAAAGGCAGCACAAGAAACGGTACCTCTACCAaatcaaacacaactccagttgcTGTGCCAAAGGGTGACCCTAGAACAGTGGAGAAGATCAGCTCCCCTCAACACTTTTCCAAAAGCTATGGAGATCGTCACCTGGATGTCCCTGGTCAACCAAAAGGCTTTCGTAAAAGACATAATTCATGTAAGTCTGGTCATGCATTACTACAGCTTGTTAATctcataaacaaatataaatatcacCAAATGCCGCATATATATTTActgtgagttgtttttttttttttttagggtcCTCAAGTAGTCGAGGAGCAAATCAAGTCACACCAAAAAAGAATGGAGTCAAAAATGGTGGTGGCCAAATGAAGCAGAGAGATGATGAGTGTTTTGGCGATGGAGTGGACGATGGCCTAGACACTGACTTTGACTTTGAGGGAAATCTGGCACTTTTTGACAAAGCTGCAGTTTTCTCAGAGATTGACATTTCAGAGCGTCGAAATGGAGCAAGATCACGAGGGACGCCCCAAGACCAGACACCTTCCCGTTATCGCCATGATGAAAACATCCTGGAGGCCAAACCTATTGTGTACAGACAAATTGCAGTGCCTCAGCCGGGGGACAAAGAGTACTGCACTGGTAAGTCTCATTATTTATTGTTCATAAATGGAGTAACAAATTGTGCT
This genomic window contains:
- the LOC129456297 gene encoding myosin-11-like; translation: MYRPERNNSPFSLLDMDMWDTNLTAQSSSWCGMATVSGSGFLSKVNTSSSGGAGSFRPTDPGLRKWQSLSHLAPNVSPRSFSPSPQSDLRSGRGQSPFRQTGVMQWLQEAQERMDSHMDLLQTERRSSANLLDMKPKERQTSGTELFKLNQALREAETRAKRYEEECAEAILKLQTATETQKALLNQTIELKQKLVQTLQNQSELEDQLREANNKISQACLEQATMSTQMLKLESNVLEQNTKLKAAQHNKDNLTQEKADLQEKINLLELQLEKSTKGSQQQNGLDHTDHQETTKLKQEVAALRKLNEDLSNEFEEVKQALKKSQVNMEELRKEDDSKSQKILDLEKECAALRSRIQTSEQESLEEQEEQIKQLRESLRSVTFEKQKQQDHCLFLETAVFEKEQQLKLLEENYCKIDAGRVQHIEELKVMVSHWTDKWQKAALTVQSADTELEELRRKNKNESESYLRLELNACKQELELVKSRSQAFLNKTNKDGADTVQTQDRDTMTDPCLLSETPVLDLLNHKDKQLEIKTTGCDEVVEDCTNAQINGSLKVQLIEREKTEIQLEQETTQALQELESSRQFKAKEEEPSAKERSKVNFDTEQQRRLVNEQLKSLFKEREENEMTSGDRLAQDWVQMSRGTRSAHDRWSWHQGTGLTPVFEEEEPGDEDQEEKMQSC
- the edc3 gene encoding enhancer of mRNA-decapping protein 3, encoding MAADWLGSLVSINCGPTLGVYQGEVSSVDQTSQTISLRQPFHNGVKCPVPEVTFSAIDIKDLKILDFGKGSTRNGTSTKSNTTPVAVPKGDPRTVEKISSPQHFSKSYGDRHLDVPGQPKGFRKRHNSWSSSSRGANQVTPKKNGVKNGGGQMKQRDDECFGDGVDDGLDTDFDFEGNLALFDKAAVFSEIDISERRNGARSRGTPQDQTPSRYRHDENILEAKPIVYRQIAVPQPGDKEYCTDSGLVVPSISYELQKRLLAVAERYGLSLDRRLEMTGVCASQMALTLLGGPNRFTPKNLHQRPTVAVLCGPHVQGAQGISCGRHLANHEVEVILFLPNFVKMLDCVTSELSLFNKTGGKQVSNVKDLPDTPVDLIINCLDCHENTFLMDQPWYRAAADWANQNRAPVLSLDPPASGQGQAVEAKWSLCLCLPFSLAEGAGRVYLCDIGIPRQVFQEVGIKFHSPFGCKFVIPLHTA